CCAGCTGACCCCTCTGCCCTGCCCGCCCCCAGGCCCCCTGCACCGTGCTCGTTGTCACCAACGCCTGCCACTGGCACGTCAGTTTCCGAGAACGCGCCATCTGCCTGGTGCACCCAGCCCCGCAGGGCAGACAGGAGCGTCTGAATCCACCCAGAATCAAGCCCAAAGCTCGCAGTCTCTTAGCCCACTAAATGTGTGCGGCCTGCCCCCACCTAGGGCGAGGGAAGAGGGCGTCTCCCTGAGCCCACGCGCCGGCCGCTCCCaccacctggggaggagggcccCAGGGGCCCGCAGGGGCGCAGCGGCACGAGCCGCGAGCGCCGTCTGCAGTGGCTGCTCCTCCCTGTTGCAGGACATCAGAGTGCATGGGTGCTACCAAAATGTTCCGGGGCCCCTGCTCCGCCCTCCtgttctgggggctcctggggacCCCCTGTGCCCAGCAGCAGGAGCTCATCAGCCCCGGCACCTCTGACAGAAACCACTGCCCAGGTACTGGCCGCGGGGGGCCGGGGCCCCGGGGTGGGCAGCAGGGGGCCCGCTGTGGGGGCAGAGCCAGGAACCCGCGGGCACGGGGCCTCCCTCCACCGGGGCGGGCCGGTGACgagtgccccgcccccccagagAAGGCCGACTGCCCCATCAACGTGTACTTCGTGCTGGACACGTCGGAGAGCATCACCATGCAGTCCCCCACCGACAGCCTGCTCGACCACATGCGGCAGTTCGTGAAGCAGTTCACCAGCCAGCTGCAGGACGAGGCCTACCTGGACCAGGTGGTCCTGAGCTGGCGCTACGGCGGCCTGCACTTCTCCGACCTGGTGGAGGTGTTCAGCCCGCCCGACAGCGACCGGGCCTCCTTCACCAGGAGCCTGCAGGGCATCCAGTCCTTCCGCAGGGGCACCTTCACCGACTGCGCACTGGCCAACATGACCCAGGAGATCCGGCAGCACAAGAGCAAGGGCGCGGTCAACTTCGCGGTGGTCATCACCGACGGCCACGTCACCGGCAGCCCGTGCGGGGGCATCAAGCTGCAGGCCGAGAGGGCCCGCGAGGAGGGCATCCGGCTCTTCGCTGTGGCCCCCAGGCAGAACCTGCTGAACGAGCAGGGCCTTCGGGACATGGCCAGCATGCCCTTGGAGCTCTACCGCAACAACTACACCACCATGCAGCCCGACTCGGAGATCGACCAGGACACCATCAACCGCATCATCAAGGTCATGGTGAGCTGCTCCCTGACCCTAACCCGCGGGGCACCAGGAGGGGACGGTGGGGGCCAGAGCCCTGGGACCCACTTACCCGGGACGGTGGCGGGCCATACACTGGTCcgggcctcagtttacccatctgtgAGGGAAGCATCCGGAGAGGGTAAGCCCGGGCAgggtctccccctgccccagtgtGCTGTGTTCCCACCCAGATGCGATGCTGCCCCACCTGCAGCTTCAGCTAAGCAgggtttctctgtctttcctgcaGAAACATGAAGCCTATGGAGAGGTGAGAGACGTTTTCCGTTCCTGCCAGCCCTGGCCCGGTGCTGCTCGCTGGGCCTCTGAGGCGCTGACCCAGGAGGGACTACCCCTGTGCCAGCCCCCTGGTGCTCCCCTGCGTCTAGGACAGACAAGCGGAGGCCAGGCAGCAAGGCCCCTCTGCTCCACGTTTGGGCCTGAGACTCTTAAGTCTGCATGAAGGGCTCCTGTACAAAACCAGCCTGTTTAAACCCGGGGGTGGGCATTAGGGTCACCACCAAGCACACACCACGAGGACCAAGGCTCAGGGTCGCCCTCCACGCTGGTGGGCTCTGTCCACCTCAGCCAGGCCAGCAGGACAGGCAGGGGGCTCGTGTGCCGTGTGGCTCGGGACCTTCAGCTCTGACACTCCCCTGTCCCTGTGCGTCCTCAGCGCCAGCTCACAGCCCGGAACGGTCGCTTCCCACTCTGCGAGGTTCCCGCAAACACGCCCCTTCCTAGAACAGCTGCTCACAAACACGGTGGTTTGACACGCAGGCATAAGTGGCTACGATCAGACATTGTTTAACCCAGCCTCGGTTTTCCCAAACGTGACCAGAGTGTGTGTGGGCTTGGGCTTCCCAGGCACCTCCCGAgtcctctcctgcctccagcccGTGCTCGCCACGACCCGACCCCCGGTGGGCCTCCCACCCGGGCCTTACTGGATGCCGCTTGTTTCTTGTTTCAGTGCTACAAGGTGAGCTGCCTGGAGATCCCCGGGCCTCCCGGCCCCAAGGGCTACCGCGGACAGAAGGTAAGACGCCTGCACGGCCCCCCGGGCCTGGCCTCTTCAGCTCCAAATTTAGGACCAACCACACGTCGAATGGCCTCAACGCTTCTGACCTTAGAAGTACCAAAATTCAGTTTTTATCTACGTCCTTTTAAATGACGTTTTGAGAAAAGTAGGAACAGTTCTGTTAGTACTGAGGTTGGTAAAGCAGCCTGCTCGAGCATGTCAGCGAAACCGGAAGCAGGCTTCTGTAGTGACGCGGTTGCTAATTCATGCAAAGCACCCACTTCCGCCGTCTGTCAAATAGGCAggtttccatttttcttacaACACTCACTACCAGGGTATCAGAAATACCACTAGTTCACGTCAAAGGTTATAGATAAAGGCCGAGGAGGGAGGGAAGCCTCGGGGGGCTGAGCGCCCCCCACCCAGAGACACAGTTATGGGGAAATTGTTACCACGTAGCCTCGGGTTTTCGCCTTTTCTAAGGGAGCTGCTTAAACCAGTAGAGATGTAGACACACGTCCACCAGGCCTCCGGCTAAACACTCCCACTGCCCTCTCTCCTGGGTGGTGGTGCCCAGGCATGGATATGGCCACAGCTCTGGCCACCGTGGTCCTCCCGGGTACGGGTCGCTGGAAGTTGCCTCAGGGACCACAGCTGGCCTCTGTGGAGCCACAGAGGAGCCCCAAAACAGGACACAGCAGTACAGAAGCCTCTGCCCTCTTGCTTCCTGCAGTCTCTTGTCCTCTTTCTGCCTTAGTTTATCCCTTTTTCCATCATCTGCTTTTAGGGTGCCAAGGGCAACATGGGTGAGCCAGGAGAGCCTGGGCAGAAAGGACGACAGGTGagtgtcctccccaccccttccccgtcGGCCGCGCTTCTCCAGGACTGGGGTTATAGCTGTGGCCTCTGTTTTTCCACAGGGAGATCCAGGCATCGAAGGCCCCATTGGATTCCCGGGACCCAAGGCAAGTTGCTGCCCGCCCTGCCCCCATGGCCAGTGGGACGTGGGGACAAGCCTGGGTCAGGTGGAGCTGGccaccctctccacccccaaCGCAAGAAGTGAAGCATCTCGATATTTTGGAAGTCGTCCCCGAATCGAGCACCCCGCCTGAGGCTGACACCCAGCCGCTGTTCCCCTGAGCCCGTGGGTGCAGCTCACACCCCACAGTAATGctgctcttttttccttccaaccTCAGGGTGTTCCTGGTTTCAAAGGAGAGAAGGTGAGATTCTGACACAGCCacggccccagcccccagcagcaTCTGTCAGCAAGCCTGTGGCCCGCATCAGGGCACGGGACCTGTCGTCATGCCACGAGCGGCCCTCTCGGGGGCCCTTCTGGCCTCTTTGGTCCAAGGCAGACCTGGGCCCCTGAGGCAGCGGTGTCTGTGATGCTGAAGGCGCCTAACTGACCCACCTCACTTTCCTCCTGCACAGGGTGAATTTGGAGCTGACGGGCGGAAGGTAAGCTGGCTGTGCAGGCCGGGCGGGCCGGGTGCCCCACCCTCCTGCTGCTCCCAGGTTGATGATCACACCTCTCCCTCCAGGGGGCCCCTGGCCTGGCTGGCAAGAACGGGACGGATGGACAGAAGGTAGAGTGCATCTGGGGCGCCCTCCCTGGGCTGGGGGGGAGTGCAGGTGCATATCGGTGTTTCCGACGTATGGGGGTAAGCGAGCCTCCAGGAGACCCTCAGGTTCTTACCTAGGGCCAGGCCTCTGGGCCCCACTGGCCACTGCCCACAGCCTGTAGCTTGATGGGTCCCAGTGGCACCTATCCAGTGGACACGGGACAAATAACACCGACAGAGCCAGTGGACATTTGTTCCCGAGGACCCACCCTGTGCTCCAGATCTGGCCCACCTGGCAGGCTGCGCACATGCACACGTGTGGGCACAGGGAGAGGCACTCGGACCCTCTGTTCTGGCTATGACCCAGGGACTCACCATCACCCCACAGAAATGCCCCCATGCAGTCGAGCCGCTGAAACACAGCTGTGTGCCCGTGGGTGTGGAAGCCGCACAGACCGCACCTGTGCATACACCCATGATTGGTACACCTCCCTGAcgcaccctccccctcccctcccctcccctcccctcccctcccctcccctctcctcctcttccctcctctcctccagggcAAACTGGGGCGCATTGGGCCTCCTGGCTGCAAGGGAGACCCCGGGAGTCGGGTAAGCCCAGCTTGTGTTCCTCCTCGGGTTAAGCCCCTGGCTCTGGGTACCCGGCGGGGTGGGCAGGGTGGTGGCCAGCCCCTCGAGCTGCAGCAAGGAAGCTCGGACTCTTccttcagcccctctcctgcttgtacctGACTCCCACCCAGGGTTCAGCTGAGGCCGTGGTCACACAGGAGGGAATAACCTCAGGGAATTCTGGGGGAGGTCAAGGGCGGCTACTTCTCAGAGTCCTGACGGAGGGTTCTGGCAGCGGAGACCCAGGCAGAGCACTCAATCCAGATAGTGGGGTGTTTGccgccctcccccagccagccccGAGCTGACCGGGAAACCCTGGCACCGCTTGGGGCAGGAGCCAGGACAGCCCTATCATCCTGTCTTGCAGGGCCCCGATGGATACGCAGGCGATGCCGGCAGCCCTGGGGAGCAAGGGGACCAGGGCACCAAGGTAGGCTGCCTGGCCAAGGTGGCAGGCCCTCCACGACAGACCCAGtggccctctccccacctgcaGCACCAGGCCCCGGGGAGAGGCAGCCTGGCCGAGAGGGCCTGTCCCTGCAAACCAGCTGTCAGGCAGGAGGCCTGAAGGTACCCTGCCGGAGGGGTCACAGGGTGCCCATGTCCAGGGGGTGTGGGGCGCTCACACTCAAGAGGGTCACGGGGTGCCCGCCTCCAGAGGGGTCAAGGGGTGCCCATGTCCATGGGGTGTATGGTGTTCACACTGGGAGTCAGAGGTACTCACACTCGGGAGGGGATCACGGGGTACCTGCGCCCTGGGGCTGTGGGGTACTCACACTCAGGGGAGTTATGGGGTGCTCACACTCAGGAGGGTTGCGGGGTGCCCACGCCCAGGGGGTCATGGGACACCCACGCCCTGGCAGTGCTCTCACACAGGGGGCCACGGAGTGCCCTGCCCGAAACGGTAGCAGTCCATGGCCAGCTTAGGACCGTGTATCCTGGCTCAGCTCTGCGGTGCCCCGATGGCCACAGCAACAAGCCCAATCCCCTCCCAGACCTCTCCGGGCCCCCTCTGGAAAGCTCTCAGCTCCCGCGGGTGTTCTGCGTCCACCCTCCTGGCTGCCCAGGCCGCCGGAGGAGCAGGAAGGACAGCCCTTCGCCGGGCCCATGTCTGGCGAACTCGCCCGCGCGGCCGTGCGGGGCCCACCCCTCGAGAGCAGGGTCCTGCCCTGTTGCCAGCGTCCAAGGGATGGGAAACTGATCTCTCCAAACTTTGCCAGGGAGATGCTGGCCGCCCAGGACGCAGAGGACCCCCAGGAGACAACGGGGCCAAAGGCAGCAAGGCAAGTGCCCCTGGCGGGTCCCCGCTCTCCCGCTGCAGCCAGACAGCAGCCGCGCccgccagcacagagcagggagcTCAGGAAGGCCCTGTGCTCTGCGCACGCTGCCGGGTGACTGgggccccccacacccacccgaCGGTGGCCGGGCTGTGGAGTGAGGACGCTCAGCGGGGCCCTTCCCTGCCGTGGCTCACGTGTCTCCTCTCCGCAGGGGTATCAAGGCAACAACGGGGCCCCCGGAAGTCCCGGTGTGAAAGGAGCCAAGGGCGGGCCTGGCCCCCGAGGACCCAAAGGCGAGCCTGTGAGTTCACGCTCCTCCCCCACCGACCCCTGGGGCCCAGAGGTCAGTGGCGGCCGGCCAGTGTGGGCTGTTCCCTCTGGGTCCGGCCTGCCCGCCCAGCCCCGCCTGCAGGGGCACCCCCCACACCCTGCTTGGGGCCTCTTTGCGCCCTGCATCCTCCAGCTGCTCCTCGTGTGCCCCTTGCCCCCTGGCGCAACAGACCGCCTGCGGTAGCACTCAGGCAGGGCCAGACCCCTACTGGCCAGGCTCCGCTGCCTGGGAACGGGCCTGGTGTCCCCGCAGTGCCCTCCCAGGGAGACACTCCGAGGGCTGAACCTACACGCAGGCGTGCACCCTGTGGGTCCCTCACGGTGACCCCGCCCAGCTGTCCCCTCATGTCTACTGCAGGTTGAATGGGACCTGGTCCCAGCCTGACCCTCAGAGGGGACACATCCCGAGGACTGGCCTCGCCCAGAAGTGAACAGAGTGACCGTGCTGATGGCTGGTCCAAGCTGGGCCCCAGTCACATCAACTAAAACTCCTAATTGACTAGGTCTTACGAGCTGATCAGGAACTCCTCATTTCCTAAATCCTTGGGTACAACAAAACTTACCCAACAGATGACCAAGGCCCCTCCCCCAAAGTCCATGTCCAAGTGTGGAGAGCAGAGAGTGGAGGCCCCACATGGCCCTACCACCAAGGCCTCCTCTGTTCTCTGCAGGGGCGCAGAGGGGACCCAGGAGCCAAGGGCAGCCCGGGCGGTGACGGCCCCAAGGGTGAGAAGGTGAGTGTCTGAGAAGGGCAGCTGTTGGCTGAGTCTGCACCAGCGTCTCACCGTGGTGTCGACAGGGCCATGGGACAACGGACGACCAACATCCCCCCACCATGGTTCACCCGGGAAAACAAAAGTGACCCCTGGGTCCTGGCCATTGGTGGGGACAGAGGCACCTCCTACAGGTTCTCAGAAAACAGGAGGCAGGTCATCCCCACCCACAAGCCCTGCCGAGGAGCGTGGGCAGGATAAAGCCAGTTTCATGAGTGACATGCACAGCTGTGCAGGCTTCGCACCGCTCCACCCCACAGCTTTCGAttgcagacacacacactcctgtAGCTAACTCAGGATGTCTTTGTCTTTGTGGTAAAATCCGAGGGCTGACCGTATCCCACAAGACCTGAGTCAAGGGCTTGAAGGAGGGGCTTCCTCCTCTGGGAAATGGGTGGTAGTCCCTATCCTGGTGCATGAACCTGCATGAGCAGGGCTGCTGTTCCAGCGAAACCTGCCATAATCTGGCATgatcccctcctctcccctgcccctccacatGCCCAGGCTAACTGGACCTCTCTTCCAACAGGGAGACCCTGGCCCTGAGGGGCCCCGGGGTCTGGCTGGAGAGGTTGGCAACAAAGGAGCCAAGGTAAGTGAGGCCACTCATGCTCCCAGGGCAGGCACCCAGCTCCCCGGCTGGAGGGGGGGAACTGGGACCCCCTGTCCTTCTTCTGCCCAGGACCTCTTGGAGAGCAGGAGgaactc
The DNA window shown above is from Neofelis nebulosa isolate mNeoNeb1 chromosome 5, mNeoNeb1.pri, whole genome shotgun sequence and carries:
- the COL6A2 gene encoding collagen alpha-2(VI) chain isoform X2 encodes the protein MGATKMFRGPCSALLFWGLLGTPCAQQQELISPGTSDRNHCPEKADCPINVYFVLDTSESITMQSPTDSLLDHMRQFVKQFTSQLQDEAYLDQVVLSWRYGGLHFSDLVEVFSPPDSDRASFTRSLQGIQSFRRGTFTDCALANMTQEIRQHKSKGAVNFAVVITDGHVTGSPCGGIKLQAERAREEGIRLFAVAPRQNLLNEQGLRDMASMPLELYRNNYTTMQPDSEIDQDTINRIIKVMKHEAYGECYKVSCLEIPGPPGPKGYRGQKGAKGNMGEPGEPGQKGRQGDPGIEGPIGFPGPKGVPGFKGEKGEFGADGRKGAPGLAGKNGTDGQKGKLGRIGPPGCKGDPGSRGPDGYAGDAGSPGEQGDQGTKGDAGRPGRRGPPGDNGAKGSKGYQGNNGAPGSPGVKGAKGGPGPRGPKGEPGRRGDPGAKGSPGGDGPKGEKGDPGPEGPRGLAGEVGNKGAKGDRGLPGPRGPQGALGEPGKKGSRGDPGDAGPRGESGQPGPKGDPGRPGFSYPGPRGTPGDKGEPGPRGPEGSRGDFGAKGEPGRKGEKGEPADPGPPGEPGLRGPKGAPGPEGEPGPPGDPGLTECDVMTYVRETCGCCDCEKRCGALDVVFVIDSSESIGYTNFTLEKNFVINVVNRLGAIAKDPKSETGTRVGVVQYSHKGTFEAIQLDDERIDSLSSFKEAVKNLEWIAGGTWTPSALKFAYNKLIKESRRQKTRVFAVVITDGRHDPRDDDLNLRALCNHDVTVTAIGIGDMFHERHESENLYSIACDKPEQVRNMTLFSDLVAEKFIDDMADVLCPDPQIVCPDLPCQTDGPRPGGEPPVTFLRTEEGPDASFPRTIPLIQQLLNATEFTQDPAAYSRLVAVLVYTAERAKFATGNERQDWMELFIDTFKLVHRDIVGDPETALALC